TTAAAAAGTTTGCTGTTTGGTTTTCTAAAGGATATAAAAACAGTACCTTGTTTAGAGAGAAAATCTATTCCGTGGGGGAAGATGAAAGGGCCATTAGGGATTTGATTATTGAGTTTTATTTGGAATAATGTTCTAAGATTTTTTTTATAAGACTTTTATCACCTGATTCTTTGCTAAGATAAGCAGTTGCTTTGGCAATTATAAATTTTGCTTCTATTTTTATAGGATAGAGATTTTCCTTGTCTAAAAATATAAACCATTCTCCGTCTGGTATCAACAAGCCTTTACCTTTAATAAAAGGGGTCACGGAGGTCTTGATGGTATTATATGATTTATTGTTTATCTCGACCAGTTCATTACCTAATATCTTGTAAGGGATGTTGTATGTTTTGTTTTTATAGAAAAGTTTTAGGGGTTCTAACTTGTTATTTTTCACATTTTTATAAAAAACCATAGACAACATAAAAGGCTCAAAATATTCTGTTTCAACGAACTCTTTTATCTCTTCCTCTTTTTTTTGCCAGGATTTGTCATACTTGATGGTTTTGGATATTATTTTGTTGTGTTGATAAAAGTATTCATTGGTGGCTTTATATGTGCTTTCTTCCTGATCAAATAGGAAATAGATGGGGGCAAATTTTTTTAAATCTGCTATCCCTTTACCTGTATCGTTTATCCTCTTTATAAAGCTGACAAGTTCGGATGATCTAATATAACTATTAAAGTACAATAGTTCATCTTTTTTATCATAAAAGATACATGTTTCACCTATTTTCACAAAAAAAGCTTTTACGTCATAGCATAGTTTTAATTCTTCAGAGAATGTTATATATGGAAAAATTAGTATTAGAAGTATTAATAGAAATCTCATAAAAAAAATATATTTTTTTTCAAAAAAAAAACAATTGAAATTTAATATTTTGGTCGATATCTTATTATAAAAGGGGTAAAGATGATACCAGGTCTATTTTATGCACTTTCTGCAATAAATGCTGGAAATAAAAAGTATGGAATAACAGCTAATAATATATCCAATATAAATTCCATAGGTTTCAAAGCAAAAATTTCACATCTACAAGAGTTTTCAAAGGGTGGAGTGGAACTCTACTCAGTAACTACAGATGATGGTGTTGGTTATTTTATAAACTCTGGTAGGCCTTTGGATTTGGCTATCAATGGTAAAGGGTATTTTAGAGTAAGTGATGGGGATAAATTTACTTACACCCGTACCGGTATTTTTAGTGCAGATAAAAATGGTGACTTGGTGGATGTTTCTGGAAGAAAACTGGGTGTCAATGTGGGTAAGGATTCCAGTAAGATAGAAATAGATAACAAGGGTAATGTGTATGCAGACGGTGAGCTTAAGGGTAAGATTGATCTATATGATCCAAGTGGTATACCTATTCCTGAGTCAAGCTACGAGATTTTATCAGGTTTCTTAGAAGCTTCCAATGTCGATTTGGCAAGGGAGATGGTGGACAGTATAACAAACCTCAGGTATATTCAAGTAAATGTGAAGAGCATCAAGACGATAGATGAGATGGTGGGGAATATAGTAAACATTGTAGGTTAAATAAACAGGTGGGAGGACCCACCCGGGATTATTTATTCCTTAAATGCTTTATTGTGAATACCAGTGCACTGGCTATACCTATAGATGAATAAGTACCAATAACAATGCCTACAACGAGCGTAAAAGCAAAAGGATTTATCACCTCGCCACCGAAAATCATAAGTGATAATACTGTTAAAAATGTTAGAAAAGAGGTGATAATTGTTCTACTCAGTGTTTCATTGATACTTTTATTCATAATATCTTTTATATCTATTTTGGTGTCTACAGAGTTTCTGATCCTTTCCCTTATTCTGTCAAAAACAACAATTGTATCGTTGAGGGAATAACCGATGAGAGCAAGCAAAGCAGCTACTACTGTTAGATTAAACTCTTTGTAGGTTAGGCTTAAAAAACCCAATGTTATAATTACGTCATGTACTAATGCTAAAATGGCACCTATGGCGTAAATAAGCTCAAATCTGATAGCCACATATATTAAAACACCAATATTTGCATATATGAGAGCCATCATTGCTTTGTACTGCAACTCGGAGCCGACCTGTGGGCCCACCTGTTCGATTCTTTCAACGATAAACTTATTGTTGGGTTCTACAATAGCTATCTTAGCCTGTATGTTTTTAGATAACTCCTCTAAAGGGATATTTTGAGTTTTACCTAATCTTATCAAAATTTCGTTGGGATTGCCAAAGTTTTGTACAGATACATCCCCAATCTTTAATTCATTTAATGCTTTTCTCAAGTTATTGATATCTGGGGTTTTGTCATATTTTATTTGGATTACTGTTCCTCCAGAAAAATCGATACCATAGTTTAATCCTTTTGTGGTTATTAGAATGATAGATAGCACTATTAACAATCCTGATATTATAAAGAATAGTTTGGTTTTTCCTAAAAAATCTATTTTTGAATTGTGTTTTATTAATTCTAAAAACTCTGCCATCATCGACTCCTTATACACTTAGCCTTTTGATCTCTTTATTGCCATAAAGGGTCAGAAAAATAGTTTTGGATAGGGTAACAGCTGTGAAGATTGAGGATAAGATACCGATAGTTAACGTAACAGCAAATCCTTTTACTGGACCTGTCCCAAATTGAAACAAAACCAAACCTGCAATAAGGGTAGTTATGTTGGCATCGATGATTGTGGACATGGCTTTTTCAAACCCAGCTTCAAGGGCATTCATTGGTGTTCTACCGATTCTTAGCTCCTCACGGACACGTTCAAAGATCAGAACATTTGCATCGATGGCCATACCCATTGTAAGTATTAACCCTGCAATACCAGGTAATGTCAATGTGGCTTTAAACATCCCCATAGCACCAAGAATCAAGATTGCATTTGTCAAAAGAGCAATGCTTGCTATGAGACCAGAAAACTTATAGTAGATTAACATAAATAAAATAACTGCACCAACTCCAATTATACCAGCTATAATACCTTTATTGATCGAATCTTTACCCAATGATGGCCCTATAGTTCTGTTTTCTAAAATCTTAACAGGTGCGGGCAAACTACCAGCCCTAAGAACAATGGCTAGATCTTTTGCCTCATCAAGGGTGAAATTACCTGAAATTTGGGCTTCACCACCAGCTATCTTTTCCCTGATAACAGGGGCGGAATAAACATTGTCATCAAGTACTATAGCCATCCTTTTGTTCACATTTTCCGCGGTAATTTCTTCGAAAAGCTTGCTGCCTGCCGGGTCAAATTTTAGAGATACATAGGGTTCGTTAAATTGGGAGGATATTCTTACCTCTGCTTCTACAAGATAGTCACCTGTCAAGACAGCATCTTTTTTCAGAACGTAAGGTATAGTGGAGGTAACCTGTCCTGTGACTTTGTCTATTTTTTTGCTGTAAAGAACTATAGAATCTGCAGGTATATTACCAGACTTTATTGTCTCTTCATTGTTGGCAGCTTCATCCACAAGATAAAATTTGAGTTGTGCTGTCTTTCCTATGAGATTTACAGCTCTTTCTGGATCTGTTATGCCTGCAAGTTGCACTAAGATATGATCCGTTCCCTGTCTTTGTATAATTGGCTCGTTTACCCCAAACTGATCAACTCTGTTTCTTATTACCTGGACGGCCTGTTCTACGGCGTAATTTTTAATTCTCTTGGTTTCATCCGGATCAAGTGATAGTTCTATGATCTTTTCATCGGTTGTCAAACCGCTTTCTTTGAGGATCGGATAGTTTTTATTTAATAGTTCGATGATCTTCTTTCTTTCATTGGCATCAGGTATACCTATTGTTATTTTGTTATTTTCATTTTTTTGGACAAATGAAAAGTTTATCTTGGAATTTCTTAACTCCTTTCTTATCTGAGTTGTCAACGTGTCGATTTTAGCTTGGACTGCTTTATCTGTCTCTACCCCCAATACTAAGTGCATACCACCCTTAAGATCAAGACCTAATTTTATCCTTTTATCCAATGGAAACATAAAAAATAAAGCCACCGCAAAGACTATTGCGATGGTTATCCATCTTAACTTAAGTTGCATCGGTTATTTAACCTCCGTTTGACTTGTTGGATTCACTTTGGCAGCGATAGCATTTTTAGTCATTTTGACTATAACACCTTTAGCTATCTCCACATCAAACGTATTCTGATCCAATACCCTATCTATACGGCCGTAAATACCTGCTGAAGTAATGACTTCGTCACCTGCTTTTAAAGATTCTATCATTTTCATGTGCTCTTTTTGCCTTTTTTGCTGGGGTCTAATCAATAAAAAATAGAATACACCGAAAATCAAAATTAAAGGTATAAGGCCCGTTAAAGGGTTACCCCCTTGAGCTCCATTTGATGCATAAGCTAATGATTCAAACATTGTTTCCTCCTTGTTTTAGTTTATTTAACATCTCTTCTTTAAATTTTTTATAATTGCCAGAGATTATAGCATTTCTCGCAGATTTTACAAGAGAAATGTAGAAATGTAGATTATGAATGGTGTTAAGTCTCATAGAAAGTATTTCTCCTGCTTTGTAGAGATGTCTTAAATAACCTCTTGAGAAATTTTTACAGGTGTAGCAGTCGCAGTTTTTATCTATAGGATCTTCTGATTTAGCTAAATCGGCTCTTTTTATTGAAAGCCTCCCTTCTGAAGTGAAAAGTAAGGCGTTTCTTGCATTTCTTGTGGGCATAACGCAGTCGAACATATCTATGCCGTATTCAATACAGTTAAGAATATCTTCAGGGGTTCCTACTCCCATAAGATATCTTGGTTTATTTTCTGGTAATAGTTGTGCTGTGAACTCTGCTGTTTCATACATCAGAGGTATCTCTTCACCTACACTCAATCCACCTATGGCATAACCTGGAAGATCTAAGTTTATTAATTGGTCAACACTAAGTTTCCTTAAATCTTTAAACACACCCCCCTGAACAATTCCAAACAGGGACTGATGTGGATTTAGTGGATATTTTTTACATCTTTCAGCCCATCTTGTTGTTCTTTCTAAAGCTTTTAATACATACTCTTTTTCAGATGGGTAAGGAGCGCATTCATCAAAAGCCATTACAATGTCAGAGCTCAATTTCTTTTGTATTTCCATGGAGATCTCGGGGGAAAAGAAATGTTTGCTTCCATCAATATGTGATTTAAATTCGACTCCATCGTCACTAATCCTATTCAGATCGGCTAAACTAAAAACCTGAAAACCTCCACTGTCTGTTAGAATACTTTTTTGCCAGTTCATAAACCTGTGTAAACCACCAAAGTGTTCCACAATGTCTTCCCCAGGTCTTAGATGTAGATGATATGTGTTACCTAAGATGATGGTTGCACCTATATCATAAAGTTCTTCCGGGGTGAGGGTTTTTACAGATCCAACAGTGCCCACTGGCATAAAGATCGGTGTTTGTATTATACCTTTTGAAGTTTTTATGGTTGTTGCTCTTGCAGCAGATGTGGTATCTTTGGCATCTATCTTAAACTCTAAAATATCAACCTCCTATAATATAAGCATTGCATCTCCATAACTAAAAAATCTCAATCTGTTTTTTATCGCATAGTTATAGACTTCTTTCATGTAATCTATTCCTGCAAAAGCACATACAAGCATAAATAGCGTTGATTTTGGTAAATGAAAATTTGTTATAAGATGATCAACAATTTTAAACTGATAACCAGGTTTTATAAATATATCTGTCACTTGTTCACCATATCTTGTCAATAAACCATCTTCTGACGAAGATTCCAGAGATCTAAGGGATGTTGTCCCAACGGCAATCAACGTGTAACCCTTTAACTTTAGATCATTTATCTGATCGAATGATGACTTGGGTATG
The window above is part of the Calditerrivibrio sp. genome. Proteins encoded here:
- a CDS encoding flagellar hook basal-body protein, with protein sequence MIPGLFYALSAINAGNKKYGITANNISNINSIGFKAKISHLQEFSKGGVELYSVTTDDGVGYFINSGRPLDLAINGKGYFRVSDGDKFTYTRTGIFSADKNGDLVDVSGRKLGVNVGKDSSKIEIDNKGNVYADGELKGKIDLYDPSGIPIPESSYEILSGFLEASNVDLAREMVDSITNLRYIQVNVKSIKTIDEMVGNIVNIVG
- the yajC gene encoding preprotein translocase subunit YajC, with the protein product MFESLAYASNGAQGGNPLTGLIPLILIFGVFYFLLIRPQQKRQKEHMKMIESLKAGDEVITSAGIYGRIDRVLDQNTFDVEIAKGVIVKMTKNAIAAKVNPTSQTEVK
- the secD gene encoding protein translocase subunit SecD; the protein is MQLKLRWITIAIVFAVALFFMFPLDKRIKLGLDLKGGMHLVLGVETDKAVQAKIDTLTTQIRKELRNSKINFSFVQKNENNKITIGIPDANERKKIIELLNKNYPILKESGLTTDEKIIELSLDPDETKRIKNYAVEQAVQVIRNRVDQFGVNEPIIQRQGTDHILVQLAGITDPERAVNLIGKTAQLKFYLVDEAANNEETIKSGNIPADSIVLYSKKIDKVTGQVTSTIPYVLKKDAVLTGDYLVEAEVRISSQFNEPYVSLKFDPAGSKLFEEITAENVNKRMAIVLDDNVYSAPVIREKIAGGEAQISGNFTLDEAKDLAIVLRAGSLPAPVKILENRTIGPSLGKDSINKGIIAGIIGVGAVILFMLIYYKFSGLIASIALLTNAILILGAMGMFKATLTLPGIAGLILTMGMAIDANVLIFERVREELRIGRTPMNALEAGFEKAMSTIIDANITTLIAGLVLFQFGTGPVKGFAVTLTIGILSSIFTAVTLSKTIFLTLYGNKEIKRLSV
- a CDS encoding DUF3108 domain-containing protein; translated protein: MRFLLILLILIFPYITFSEELKLCYDVKAFFVKIGETCIFYDKKDELLYFNSYIRSSELVSFIKRINDTGKGIADLKKFAPIYFLFDQEESTYKATNEYFYQHNKIISKTIKYDKSWQKKEEEIKEFVETEYFEPFMLSMVFYKNVKNNKLEPLKLFYKNKTYNIPYKILGNELVEINNKSYNTIKTSVTPFIKGKGLLIPDGEWFIFLDKENLYPIKIEAKFIIAKATAYLSKESGDKSLIKKILEHYSK
- the tgt gene encoding tRNA guanosine(34) transglycosylase Tgt, whose amino-acid sequence is MLEFKIDAKDTTSAARATTIKTSKGIIQTPIFMPVGTVGSVKTLTPEELYDIGATIILGNTYHLHLRPGEDIVEHFGGLHRFMNWQKSILTDSGGFQVFSLADLNRISDDGVEFKSHIDGSKHFFSPEISMEIQKKLSSDIVMAFDECAPYPSEKEYVLKALERTTRWAERCKKYPLNPHQSLFGIVQGGVFKDLRKLSVDQLINLDLPGYAIGGLSVGEEIPLMYETAEFTAQLLPENKPRYLMGVGTPEDILNCIEYGIDMFDCVMPTRNARNALLFTSEGRLSIKRADLAKSEDPIDKNCDCYTCKNFSRGYLRHLYKAGEILSMRLNTIHNLHFYISLVKSARNAIISGNYKKFKEEMLNKLKQGGNNV
- the secF gene encoding protein translocase subunit SecF; this encodes MAEFLELIKHNSKIDFLGKTKLFFIISGLLIVLSIILITTKGLNYGIDFSGGTVIQIKYDKTPDINNLRKALNELKIGDVSVQNFGNPNEILIRLGKTQNIPLEELSKNIQAKIAIVEPNNKFIVERIEQVGPQVGSELQYKAMMALIYANIGVLIYVAIRFELIYAIGAILALVHDVIITLGFLSLTYKEFNLTVVAALLALIGYSLNDTIVVFDRIRERIRNSVDTKIDIKDIMNKSINETLSRTIITSFLTFLTVLSLMIFGGEVINPFAFTLVVGIVIGTYSSIGIASALVFTIKHLRNK